The following are from one region of the Magallana gigas chromosome 6, xbMagGiga1.1, whole genome shotgun sequence genome:
- the LOC117690349 gene encoding ATP-dependent DNA helicase RecQ-like: MFSVLFMSPESIRSKLWREIFLSGSMQKRVCLLACDEAHCISEWGEDFRPAYKEVLHMRSMFVDVPVLAATATCDEKVRKDIFTSLAIDDESLTVAVVPDRPNIYLDIRESKQDHEKELRWLVDYLLRDDICSLQITFRSVTSTATLYNHVKDCLLLQEKSVRIIDMFHRNIDEESSVRILQSFRNNDSELKCLFSTVAFGMGVQIPNVELVVHWGVPKSVLCYWQEVGRGGRDGRSAYAICFAYGRSLVKNITDEKMITVMKSSLQRKMCIRFSVLELMRIKGMTVSHLQESGQNCTGNEKCQASKCCTFCSMKCNCGGQTSIKNEFGIP; this comes from the exons ATGTTCTCAGTATTGTTCATGTCCCCTGAGTCAATCAGATCAAAGTTGTGGAGAGAGATATTCCTTAGTGGTAGCATGCAGAAGAGGGTTTGTTTGCTAGCATGTGATGAGGCACACTGTATATCTGAGTG GGGAGAAGATTTTAGACCTGCATATAAGGAGGTGTTACACATGCGAAGTATGTTTGTTGATGTGCCAGTTCTGGCAGCAACAGCAACCTGTGATGAAAAGGTCCGCAAAGACATTTTCACGTCATTGGCTATTGATGATGAATCTTTGACAGTGGCTGTTGTTCCTGATCG ACCTAACATATATCTTGACATTAGGGAATCCAAACAGGATCATGAAAAAGAACTGCGATGGCTTGTGGACTATTTATTGAGAGATGATATTT gttcCTTACAAATTACATTCAGGTCTGTGACTTCAACTGCCACCCTCTACAATCATGTTAAGGACTGTCTACTCCTACAGGAGAAATCTGTTCGGATCATTGACATGTTTCATCGCAACATTGATGAAGAGAGCAGCGTTAGAATATTACAGTCTTTTAGAAACAATGACAGTGAACTTAAATGCTTGTTTTCAACAGTGGCCTTTGGGATGGGAGTTCAAATTCCAAATGTGGAACTTGTAGTTCATTGGGGAGTTCCCAAGTCTGTGTTATGCTATTGGCAGGAGGTTGGACGAGGCGGAAGGGACGGCAGGAGTGCATACGCTATATGCTTTGCTTATGGCAGGTCATTGGTAAAAAACATAACAGATGAAAAAATGATCACTGTAATGAAATCTTCTTTACAGAGAAAGATGTGCATCCGCTTCTCTGTCCTTGAGCTTATGAGGATAAAAGGAATGACAGTCTCTCACCTTCAGGAAAGTGGACAAAATTGCACTGGCAATGAGAAATGCCAAGCTTCAAAATGCTGCACTTTCTGCTCAATGAAGTGCAACTGTGGTGGCCAAACCAGTATTAAAAATGAGTTTGGGATCCCATGA
- the LOC105335633 gene encoding uncharacterized protein: MADRRSARARSSAGAPYDLNRPENWTVEKLREELRKNNVSFRQSDKKSVLLKKVKDLTSSRSRVDHEERPVQLASGSSNRNGFQDGGDHRQLMQTISTLTETVSKLQDELRIVSSKVHSDQATSSDAVDTGRLIAQEQQRPGDDHHDGFTLQSALRNPSQSVEDGPLPTSGPTSRPCTEAMPSIFEPHRDLKNHAEHLIDASIESSTAATYRAGLDCFLRFILMSRMCSAFDKLPVINEDILVYFVSHCQLMLKLRYETIKTYLAGVRFFYLKDGQCLMFKDFERLHCVLRGVKKQQCNLRSKRLPITFSILSQMCDCLNKGIFSPMLDLMFDCICKMAFFGFLRCGEFTTNFHKQKDF, from the exons ATGGCAGACCGCCGCAGTGCACGAGCGAGATCTAGTGCAGGTGCCCCGTACGATCTCAACAGACCTGAGAATTGGACAGTCGAGAAACTCAGAGAGGAGTTAAGAAAGAACAACGTTAGTTTTCGTCAGTCCGACAAAAAGAGTGTGCTATTGAAGAAGGTTAAAGACTTGACTTCTAGTCGTAGTCGCGTGGATCATGAAGAGCGCCCCGTACAGTTAGCATCGGGCTCGAGTAACAGAAACGGATTCCAAGATGGCGGCGACCATCGCCAACTAATGCAAACGATCTCGACTCTTACGGAAACAGTGTCAAAGTTGCAAGATGAACTAAGAATCGTTTCAAGTAAAGTGCACAGCGATCAAGCAACGAGTTCTGATGCAGTGGATACGGGACGGTTGATCGCACAGGAACAGCAGAGGCCCGGGGACGATCATCACGATGGCTTCACTCTACAATCCGCCCTACGGAATCCAAGCCAAAGTGTCGAGG ATGGACCGCTTCCGACATCTGGCCCCACAAGCCGACCCTGTACCGAAGCCATGCCCAGCATATTCGAGCCTCATCGCGATCTGAAGAACCATGCCGAACATTTAATCGATGCCTCCATTGAGTCCAGCACTGCAGCTACATACAGAGCAGGACTAGACTGTTTTTTAAGGTTTATATTGATGTCTCGAATGTGCTCAGCCTTTGATAAATTACCTGTCATAAATGAAGATATCCTTGTGTATTTCGTATCCCATTGTCAACTTATGTTAAAATTGAGGTATGAAACAATCAAAACTTATCTTGCTGGTGTACGTTTTTTCTACCTGAAAGATGGCCAATGTcttatgtttaaagattttgagAGGCTTCATTGTGTCTTGCGTGGTGTCAAAAAGCAACAATGCAACCTTAGATCAAAGAGATTACCGATCACCTTTTCAATTTTGTCTCAAATGTGTGATTGTTTGAACAAAGGTATTTTTTCACCAATGTTAGATCTTATGTTTGACTGTATCTGTAAAATGGCCTTTTTTGGTTTCCTAAGATGTGGAGAATTTACAACAAATTTTCACAAGCAGAAAGATTTTTAA